In Candidatus Contubernalis alkalaceticus, the following proteins share a genomic window:
- a CDS encoding UDP-N-acetylmuramoyl-L-alanyl-D-glutamate--2,6-diaminopimelate ligase, translating into MKLSQLLKSLMVKSLEKYQDFEVTGITHFTEKIQPGGIFACLPGTQDHGIKFIPRALEKGARAVLTDIKEVQVPGAVKILVPEVREALAVLSAKFFDFPSTRLRMIGVTGTNGKTTTSYLIELLLAQREQKTGLIGTIQYKIGEEMLPVLATTPEAPDLQSILRQMEQQGVSCVSMEVSSHALELKRVSGCDFDIAVLTNVTEDHLDFHQTFESYLNAKGKFFSRMGNAYEKSGRPRVAVLNRDDPNFPFFYEQAGVQIVTYSIKRPAEVRAKNILIRDEGASFYVESPWGEGPINLKLTGLFNVYNVLAALTVALVEGLDFEASKKILENVHGVPGRFEKINLGQDFTVIVDYAHTPDGLENVLRTVKEFAQNKIITVFGCGGDRDRTKRAPMGEIAGFYSDFCILTTDNPRRENPYQIFREVEPGLLKVKGKEGYQVCLDRFEAITRAIQLAEAGDVVVIAGKGHEDYQIFKDSTIHFDDRETARDIIRRRLEG; encoded by the coding sequence ATGAAACTAAGCCAACTTTTGAAAAGTCTGATGGTTAAGAGTCTGGAAAAATACCAGGACTTTGAAGTGACAGGTATAACTCACTTTACGGAAAAAATTCAACCCGGTGGAATTTTTGCCTGTCTTCCTGGAACTCAAGATCATGGAATAAAGTTTATTCCTCGGGCTCTGGAGAAGGGGGCCCGGGCAGTACTTACTGATATTAAAGAAGTACAGGTTCCCGGAGCTGTAAAGATTCTGGTTCCTGAAGTTCGCGAAGCCCTGGCGGTACTTTCAGCTAAATTCTTTGACTTTCCATCTACCAGGCTTCGGATGATTGGTGTTACGGGAACAAACGGTAAGACTACTACCTCTTATTTAATTGAGCTGCTTCTGGCGCAGAGGGAACAGAAAACTGGCCTTATTGGGACTATTCAGTATAAAATTGGTGAAGAAATGCTTCCGGTGCTGGCCACTACACCGGAAGCTCCAGATCTTCAGTCTATTCTTCGGCAAATGGAACAACAGGGGGTCAGCTGCGTTTCCATGGAGGTTTCCTCCCATGCCCTGGAACTGAAGAGAGTATCTGGCTGTGATTTTGATATTGCAGTGCTCACCAATGTAACTGAGGACCATCTGGATTTCCATCAGACTTTTGAGAGTTACCTCAATGCTAAGGGAAAATTTTTTTCACGCATGGGAAATGCATATGAAAAATCTGGAAGGCCGAGGGTGGCAGTATTGAACCGAGATGACCCCAACTTCCCTTTCTTTTATGAGCAGGCCGGGGTGCAGATTGTAACCTACAGTATCAAAAGACCCGCAGAGGTTAGGGCTAAAAATATTCTTATCCGGGATGAAGGAGCCTCTTTTTATGTGGAGAGCCCCTGGGGTGAAGGACCTATAAATTTGAAATTAACGGGTCTTTTTAATGTTTATAATGTGCTGGCTGCTTTGACGGTAGCTTTAGTGGAGGGATTGGACTTTGAGGCTTCCAAAAAAATACTGGAGAATGTACATGGGGTCCCCGGGCGTTTTGAAAAGATTAATCTAGGGCAGGATTTTACGGTTATTGTAGATTATGCCCATACTCCGGATGGTTTAGAGAATGTTTTGAGAACGGTCAAGGAATTTGCTCAAAACAAGATTATTACGGTATTTGGCTGTGGAGGGGACCGGGACCGCACTAAGAGGGCACCCATGGGGGAAATTGCCGGTTTCTATAGTGATTTTTGTATATTGACTACCGATAATCCCCGCAGGGAGAACCCGTATCAGATTTTTAGAGAAGTAGAACCGGGCCTTTTGAAGGTCAAGGGTAAAGAGGGTTACCAGGTCTGCTTAGACCGCTTTGAAGCTATCACCCGGGCTATTCAACTGGCTGAGGCTGGAGATGTGGTGGTAATTGCAGGGAAGGGTCATGAAGATTATCAGATATTTAAGGACAGTACTATACATTTTGATGACCGGGAAACAGCCCGGGATATAATCCGCCGAAGGTTGGAAGGCTGA
- a CDS encoding penicillin-binding transpeptidase domain-containing protein: MSKQSLPTITFKKRLIFLFLIISLSMFMLIGRLAWIQLVKAEELQQEARDQWNRGITVSALRGTIYDRNGRILAGSATAETVVAIPRQVEDPEETARALAPVLEMTQERLVEILTQQSALVYVKRKVDEEIAREVRMLDLPGIDFAKESKRFYPNDSLASHVLGFVGIDEGLAGLEYYYEEELKGTDGRIIYQADARGIRMPQGIQQYMPSTPGLEMVLTLDETIQFIVERELNKALLEYDAESVLAIAVDPKTGEVLALAKKPDYDPNRYYDYPETSWQITPIFATFEPGSTFKLMTLAASIEEGQYNMNESFFCPGHATVSGQLIRCWTSDRGGHGSINFLEVVQGSCNPGFITLGQRLGEEDMIKYLHAFGFGSRTGIDLPGEGLGILFTPEQMGPVELATTSFGQGVSVTPLQQVMAVAAMANGGNLLRPYIVKEFRDEHGNVVKRNEPEIIRQVLAPETSEQVTWIMETVVQEGSGLNAYIEGYQIAGKTGTAQKVGDGRYLAGKNIMSFVGFVPADDPQILLFIAVDEPKRGPMWASQIAAPIFRNMMVDILNYLNIPQQAAEEQEVRTVSVPDMVGMTIDEASAGVNNEGLILKIVGEGDVIARQTPKPGALVPIQTNILVYVGEETMEDSEEVLVPDLQGKTLREAGEILSWMGLKLYPVGTGIAVKQEPAAGFKVNVGSTVTVEFNSPVQ, translated from the coding sequence TTGAGTAAACAATCTCTACCTACTATAACCTTTAAAAAACGACTAATCTTCCTCTTCCTTATAATTTCTTTGAGTATGTTTATGCTCATTGGCAGGCTGGCCTGGATTCAACTGGTTAAGGCAGAAGAACTTCAGCAGGAGGCCCGGGATCAATGGAATAGGGGGATTACTGTTTCTGCTCTTCGGGGCACCATTTATGACCGCAATGGAAGGATTTTAGCGGGCAGCGCTACTGCAGAGACGGTGGTAGCTATTCCCAGACAGGTGGAGGACCCGGAGGAAACCGCCCGGGCATTAGCCCCTGTACTGGAGATGACCCAGGAGAGGCTGGTAGAGATTTTAACCCAGCAAAGTGCCTTGGTGTACGTGAAAAGAAAAGTGGATGAAGAAATTGCCCGCGAGGTACGGATGTTAGACCTGCCGGGCATTGATTTTGCCAAGGAAAGTAAGCGTTTTTACCCAAATGATAGTTTGGCCTCCCATGTTTTAGGGTTCGTGGGTATTGATGAAGGCCTGGCCGGCCTGGAATACTATTACGAGGAAGAATTAAAAGGTACTGACGGACGGATTATTTATCAGGCAGACGCCCGGGGAATTCGAATGCCCCAGGGTATTCAACAATATATGCCCTCAACTCCAGGGCTGGAAATGGTTTTAACCCTGGATGAGACTATTCAATTTATTGTGGAAAGGGAACTGAACAAAGCACTGCTGGAGTATGATGCAGAAAGTGTCCTGGCCATAGCTGTTGACCCTAAGACAGGGGAAGTGCTGGCATTGGCTAAAAAGCCGGATTATGATCCCAACCGTTACTATGATTACCCGGAAACCAGTTGGCAGATTACCCCAATATTTGCTACATTTGAACCGGGTTCTACTTTTAAATTAATGACCCTGGCTGCTTCTATTGAGGAGGGTCAGTATAATATGAACGAGAGTTTCTTTTGTCCTGGCCATGCTACCGTTTCAGGCCAACTTATACGATGCTGGACCTCTGATCGGGGTGGTCACGGCAGTATAAACTTTCTGGAGGTGGTTCAGGGTTCCTGTAACCCTGGATTTATTACTCTGGGCCAGAGGTTGGGGGAAGAAGATATGATTAAGTACCTCCATGCTTTTGGTTTTGGATCCCGGACCGGCATTGATCTGCCGGGGGAAGGGCTAGGAATCTTATTTACCCCTGAACAAATGGGGCCGGTGGAACTGGCCACTACATCTTTTGGCCAGGGGGTTTCGGTAACTCCCCTTCAGCAGGTTATGGCGGTAGCTGCCATGGCTAACGGGGGGAATCTCTTACGGCCTTATATAGTTAAGGAATTTCGGGATGAGCACGGAAATGTGGTAAAAAGAAATGAACCTGAAATAATTCGACAGGTGCTTGCGCCTGAAACCTCTGAACAGGTTACCTGGATTATGGAAACTGTGGTACAGGAGGGAAGCGGATTAAATGCTTATATAGAAGGATACCAGATTGCTGGGAAGACAGGAACTGCGCAGAAGGTAGGCGATGGCCGCTATCTGGCCGGGAAAAACATTATGTCCTTTGTGGGTTTTGTGCCGGCAGATGATCCCCAGATTCTCCTTTTTATTGCTGTGGATGAGCCTAAACGGGGGCCTATGTGGGCATCTCAGATTGCTGCCCCTATTTTCCGTAATATGATGGTGGATATCTTAAATTATTTGAATATACCTCAACAGGCGGCAGAGGAACAAGAGGTGCGAACCGTAAGTGTCCCGGATATGGTGGGTATGACTATTGATGAAGCCAGTGCCGGGGTTAATAATGAAGGATTGATCTTAAAAATTGTGGGAGAGGGAGATGTGATTGCTCGGCAGACACCTAAGCCTGGAGCTCTGGTGCCTATTCAGACAAATATTTTAGTATATGTGGGAGAGGAGACCATGGAGGATTCAGAAGAAGTGTTGGTTCCCGACCTGCAGGGGAAAACTCTTAGGGAAGCAGGGGAGATTCTCAGTTGGATGGGTTTAAAGCTGTATCCCGTGGGAACAGGAATAGCTGTTAAGCAGGAGCCGGCCGCCGGGTTCAAAGTAAATGTAGGAAGTACAGTAACGGTGGAGTTTAATTCTCCCGTACAATAA
- the ftsL gene encoding cell division protein FtsL has product MLVAKQRQFQYQTDYKGQQDYQPQSKIKLKNNKLLKIFCFLSLFILLGMAITLVSHYNRVIAINNQIIQHERQLNALNEEQESLKIQIAQLSTLRRIEDIAINEIGMYYPQEGSEKSLVATTN; this is encoded by the coding sequence TTGTTAGTAGCGAAACAAAGACAGTTCCAATACCAGACTGATTATAAAGGACAGCAGGATTATCAACCTCAGAGTAAAATTAAACTTAAAAACAATAAGTTACTAAAAATATTTTGTTTCTTATCACTGTTTATCCTTTTAGGAATGGCCATCACTCTGGTTAGTCACTACAATCGGGTCATAGCAATAAACAATCAAATTATTCAGCACGAAAGACAGCTCAACGCTCTTAATGAAGAACAGGAGTCTTTAAAGATTCAGATTGCTCAGTTGAGTACTTTAAGAAGAATAGAGGATATTGCTATTAATGAAATCGGAATGTATTATCCCCAGGAAGGTAGTGAAAAGAGCCTAGTCGCTACAACCAACTGA
- the rsmH gene encoding 16S rRNA (cytosine(1402)-N(4))-methyltransferase RsmH: MHVPVLLKEVIEHLNCETGKKFLDCTLGQGGHSREILEAVGPGGFLWGLDQDQRALDNAKKNLSPYSNFKLIQGSFKDLSQIAQDEGINALDGILFDLGISSAQLDSLERGFTYQQEAPLDMRMDLSQKTTAQDLVNELSERELVEIIKNFGEELWARRIAKFIIRERKEKRIKTTGQMVDIIKAAIPARARRKGGHPARRTFQALRIAVNQELESLSRGLEASISILKPKGRLCVISFHSLEDKIVKKFFGDKSRGCVCPPQMPICNCAQKPELKIVNRKPILPEPEEIQVNPRSRSAKLRVGEKIDESSKKRGR, encoded by the coding sequence ATGCATGTTCCTGTTTTGTTAAAGGAAGTAATAGAGCATTTAAACTGTGAAACCGGTAAAAAATTTTTAGACTGCACCCTGGGACAGGGAGGCCATTCACGAGAAATTTTAGAAGCTGTTGGCCCTGGGGGTTTTTTGTGGGGATTGGACCAGGATCAAAGAGCGCTGGACAATGCTAAAAAAAATCTTTCTCCTTACTCTAATTTTAAGCTGATTCAGGGAAGCTTCAAAGATTTGAGCCAAATAGCACAGGATGAAGGGATTAATGCTTTGGACGGGATTCTTTTCGATTTGGGGATATCGTCGGCACAGTTGGACAGCCTGGAAAGGGGTTTTACCTATCAGCAGGAAGCTCCATTGGACATGCGAATGGACCTCAGCCAGAAAACAACTGCCCAGGATTTGGTGAATGAACTTTCAGAAAGAGAATTAGTGGAAATTATTAAAAATTTTGGAGAGGAATTATGGGCTCGTCGGATTGCCAAGTTTATAATTCGAGAGAGAAAAGAGAAGAGAATAAAAACCACCGGTCAGATGGTGGACATTATAAAGGCAGCTATACCGGCCAGGGCCAGAAGGAAGGGTGGTCATCCCGCCAGGCGTACTTTTCAGGCCTTGAGAATCGCTGTAAATCAGGAGCTGGAGAGTTTAAGCCGGGGCCTGGAGGCATCTATAAGTATTTTAAAGCCTAAGGGAAGGCTGTGCGTAATTTCTTTTCATTCCCTGGAGGATAAGATTGTTAAAAAATTTTTTGGGGATAAATCTCGGGGGTGTGTTTGTCCCCCACAGATGCCAATCTGTAACTGCGCACAGAAACCAGAGCTGAAAATAGTTAACAGGAAACCAATTTTGCCCGAGCCGGAAGAGATCCAGGTAAATCCTCGGTCCAGAAGTGCAAAGTTGAGAGTTGGAGAAAAAATAGACGAAAGTTCTAAAAAAAGGGGCAGGTGA